One segment of Corynebacterium caspium DSM 44850 DNA contains the following:
- the rpsQ gene encoding 30S ribosomal protein S17, with translation MSEANVNNQEKAAQKVRTGVVVSDKMQKTIVVEIEDRKQHALYGKTQRFNSKVKAHDENGEAGVGDRVRIAETRPLSKDKHFRLVEIIEKAK, from the coding sequence ATGAGTGAGGCAAATGTGAACAATCAGGAAAAGGCAGCCCAGAAGGTCCGCACTGGCGTCGTTGTCTCTGACAAGATGCAGAAGACCATCGTTGTCGAAATCGAAGACCGTAAGCAGCATGCTCTTTACGGCAAGACCCAGCGTTTCAATAGCAAGGTCAAGGCTCACGACGAAAACGGAGAAGCCGGAGTTGGCGATCGCGTACGCATCGCTGAAACCCGTCCGCTGTCCAAGGACAAGCACTTCCGTCTCGTTGAGATCATCGAAAAGGCTAAGTAA
- the rpmC gene encoding 50S ribosomal protein L29, whose product MATGTPAHEFRELNAEELTERLAEAKEELFNLRFQKATGQLTNNSRVRIVKRDIARIYTVIRERELGLSVVPGAEA is encoded by the coding sequence ATGGCTACCGGTACCCCCGCACACGAGTTCCGTGAGCTCAACGCCGAGGAACTCACCGAGCGCTTGGCAGAAGCCAAGGAAGAGCTCTTCAACCTGCGCTTCCAGAAGGCAACTGGCCAGCTGACCAATAATAGCCGTGTACGCATCGTTAAGCGCGATATTGCACGTATCTATACGGTCATCCGCGAGCGCGAGCTAGGTCTGTCTGTCGTTCCTGGAGCTGAGGCTTAA